In one window of Mytilus trossulus isolate FHL-02 chromosome 7, PNRI_Mtr1.1.1.hap1, whole genome shotgun sequence DNA:
- the LOC134725952 gene encoding kelch-like protein 6, translated as MEPSVESLYFPALSQGISKEWAEGNFADLEVIVEGQNFKCHRIILASMSQYFSTMFTSGFKESTEKSVEIKGMKGDAFHLVLEYIYTGRNIVSIDNVVHVLQSASMLQIKTLQDLCKSFLRKNLSVENCIGFWRLTFLYSLGDLQALMWTFLVKKFPVIVNCMEFLSLHEGELLKIIDDQDLNTPSEEFVCEMVMKWYTANKNISSEVLVAIFEHLKFQLMDEKYVRNLMTKFPELNQIGPIKAMVEQRLLAELNADMLDSSYRKEEIFCMVGTRSRMPDPSKTEVQCYSYQDKKQFHLAPLPIEPGPCFAVCTLNNDIYISGGYNQQHLVLHFSSKLNKWDQYNCIHDARWGHGMVAIDGYIYLIGGMSKTMETLSTIERYNPNTNTCEKVGNLKQAISSMTVAVKGSKIYTFGGKQNDRNASLLIQTYDVIEGESKVIGELPATCAGGVGKTVTFGEDIFIIFREGNIAQFNETEGTEVVGFSQRFEHFGTVMKENKILIIGCASSNFTSYSFDPVFKKIVDIPSEFKAPMCNFHLLRVILSKKYLVN; from the exons ATGGAACCAAGTGTAGAGAGTTTGTATTTTCCAGCTTTGTCTCAAGGCATCAGTAAAGAATGGGCTGAAGGGAATTTTGCTGATTTAGAAGTCATTGTTGAAGGGCAAAATTTCAAATGCCATCGTATCATTCTGGCGTCAATGTCCCAATATTTCTCAACAATGTTTACGTCTG GTTTTAAAGAAAGCACTGAGAAATCAGTCGAGATAAAGGGTATGAAGGGTGATGCTTTCCATTTGGTGTTGGAATACATCTACACAGGACGTAATATTGTAAGCATAGATAATGTAGTACATGTCTTACAGTCTGCCTCCATGCTACAGATCAAAACTCTTCAAGATCTTTGTAAAAGCTTTTTACGGAAGAATCTATCTGTTGAAAACTGCATAGGTTTTTGGAGATTGACATTCCTGTATAGTCTGGGAGATCTACAGGCTCTCATGTGGACATTTCTTGTTAAGAAATTCCCCGTTATTGTTAACTGCATGGAGTTCTTGTCATTGCATGAAGGTGAGCTTCTCAAGATTATTGATGATCAAGATCTTAACACTCCATCAGAGGAGTTTGTATGTGAGATGGTTATGAAATGGTACACAGCCAATAAGAATATTAGCAGTGAGGTACTGGTAGCCATCtttgaacatttgaaattccagttaatGGATGAAAAGTATGTCAGGAATTTAATGACTAAGTTTCCTGAACTCAACCAAATTGGGCCAATAAAAGCCATGGTGGAACAGAGATTATTAGCAGAGCTTAATGCAGATATGTTGGACTCTTCTTACAGGAAggaagaaatattttgtatggTGGGTACTCGAAGCAGGATGCCTGATCCCTCTAAGACAGAAGTTCAATGTTATAGTTACCAAGACAAGAAGCAGTTCCATTTGGCGCCATTACCTATTGAGCCTGGTCCCTGTTTTGCTGTCTGTACTCTCAACAATGATATCTACATATCTGGTGGCTATAACCAACAACACCTGGTCCTACACTTCAGCTCCAAACTAAACAAGTGGGACCAGTACAACTGTATCCATGATGCAAGATGGGGACATGGCATGGTTGCCATTGATGGATATATCTATCTTATTGGAGGAATGTCCAAAACCATGGAAACTCTATCTACCATAGAACGATACAATCCTAATACCAACACATGTGAAAAAGTGGGAAATCTGAAACAAGCCATTTCATCTATGACAGTAGCAGTGAAAGGATCTAAGATCTATACTTTTGGTGGAAAGCAAAATGATCGAAATGCATCTCTTTTGATCCAGACATATGATGTCATAGAAGGAGAATCTAAAGTAATTGGTGAATTGCCAGCAACCTGTGCTGGAGGTGTTGGGAAGACCGTCACATTTGGAGAAGATATCTTCATAATATTTAGAGAAGGAAATATTGCTCAATTCAATGAAACAGAAGGAACAGAAGTTGTAGGATTCTCACAGAGATTTGAACATTTTGGAACTGTTATGAAGGAAAATAAAATCTTGATCATAGGATGTGCAAGTAGCAACTTCACTTCTTACTCATTTGATCCagtttttaagaaaattgttgACATACCATCTGAATTCAAGGCCCCCATGTGTAACTTTCACCTACTCAGAGTTATCTTGAGTAAGAAATATCTGGTTAATTAA